Proteins co-encoded in one Aspergillus flavus chromosome 2, complete sequence genomic window:
- a CDS encoding G-protein alpha subunit-domain-containing protein: MADPVSIIGTAGALANIIQIVSQTIVAIRDLQSDWNDADLTFLSLTSQLSALRLALTKIEEWMGTDTGDAHHQLVMDLDDSINCCKVLLKKLKGLVDSLQQKQNEALSFQSKIKLVFGRKSIDDIQKLLEHQTNALNLLLTACNCQTGAEQKALLVRSSSRKVLRQMNLDSASLIVHRDTDSIATQITDHLSKLSFSFSFDREVFTSNVYERFFRGLTRRVLRYPQNNDAPAVERPRETSLDDEWQLSRQAFLLFGGDYSDTDTILQEILGSGDKQTINVSLELQRSAVYRFVIQSAQSIIASLKHAGIKLHCDSSAVDCDLLLDYIDDLGPTNRLDVSVGEAIRSLTHDPCMERIRQSPREFNISDSALSLFDDIDRIASPDYNPTSRDVQIVRDRTSVVIELHVTYKRRRDAWKEGKPEAILLDVHLLDVTLRFGSNGAYNFNDISTIFLLVNPAGYHEVFQNESLETSLVPCKSKFEAMLRSSWFPQDKRIAVLFSEPAESTSNLAACPFTEYISGFTGNNEPDAITQFLSRHFQKLRPKQFLLGVGMGALRGFPGESVIEKLLLVSEVLLSI, from the exons ATGGCGGACCCTGTCTCGATCATTGGAACAGCTGGTGCGCTGGCGAACATTATTCAGATCGTGAGCCAGACGATAGTTGCCATTCGCGACTTACAAAGTGATTGGAACGATGCAGACCTTACCTTCCTGAGTCTAACAAGTCAATTATCCGCCTTGCGTCTTGCGTTGACAAAGATAGAGGAATGGATGGGTACTGATACCGGGGATGCGCATCATCAGCTAGTGATGGATTTGGACGATTCCATCAATTGCTGTAAAGTCCTACTCAAGAAACTGAAAGGTCTGGTGGACAGTCTACAGCAGAAGCAAAACGAGGCTCTGAGCTTCCAAAGCAAAATAAAACTGGTATTTGGCAGGAAGAgcattgatgatatccagaAGCTGCTGGAGCACCAAACGAACGCTCTAAACTTGCTTCTGACTGCGTGCAACTG TCAAACTGGGGCTGAGCAAAAGGCCTTGCTTGTACGGTCAAGTAGCCGAAAGGTCCTTCGCCAAATGAATCTTGATTCGGCTTCGTTAATAGTTCACCGTGACACAGATTCAATCGCGACACAGATAACTGATCATTTATCAAAGTTGTCCTTTAGTTTCTCTTTTGACCGTGAGGTTTTTACCTCCAACGTATACGAACGTTTCTTCCGTGGGCTCACAAGGAGGGTTCTGAGATATCCACAAAACAACGACGCCCCAGCAGTGGAGCGGCCGCGCGAAACTAGCCTTGACGATGAATGGCAGCTATCCCGGCAGGCATTCTTACTATTCGGTGGTGACTACAGTGATACGGACACTATTCTTCAAGAGATACTCGGCTCAGGGGACAAGCAAACCATCAACGTTAGCCTCGAACTTCAACGAAGTGCGGTATACAGGTTCGTGATCCAGAGCGCACAATCTATTATTGCTTCCCTGAAACATGCTGGTATCAAATTGCATTGTGATAGTAGCGCGGTAGATTGCGACCTTTTGCTAGACTATATCGATGATCTAGGTCCGACCAACCGTCTAGATGTGAGCGTAGGAGAGGCAATACGCTCATTAACACATGACCCATGCATGGAGAGAATCCGCCAGTCTCCTCGAGAGTTCAATATCTCAGACTCCGCACTATC TCTATTCGACGATATAGACCGCATTGCGTCTCCAGATTACAACCCTACAAGCCGAGACGTTCAAATCGTGCGAGACAGGACATCAGTAGTAATTGAATTACATGTCACGTACAAAAGACGCCGCGACGcatggaaagagggaaagccAGAGGCTATACTACTGGACGTACATCTTCTAGATGTGACGCTACGCTTTGGGTCAAATGGCGCTTACAACTTTAATGACATATCAACCATTTTTCTGCTCGTCAATCCTGCCGGCTACCACGAAGTCTTTCAAAACGAGTCTCTAGAGACTTCATTGGTCCCTTGCAAATCCAAATTTGAAGCAATGCTACGATCTTCCTGGTTCCCACAGGACAAGAGAATTGCCGTGCTTTTCAGCGAACCTGCAGAGTCCACATCCAACCTCGCCGCTTGTCCCTTCACAGAGTATATCTCAGGATTCACAGGAAATAATGAGCCAGATGCTATTACTCAATTTCTGTCACGTCACTTTCAAAAGCTGCGCCCTAAACAATTTCTCCTGGGGGTCGGAATGGGAGCATTGAGAGGCTTTCCTGGAGAGTCGGTTATAGAGAAGCTACTTCTTGTGTCTGAAGTTTTGTTAAGTATCTAG